Proteins encoded by one window of Salvia splendens isolate huo1 chromosome 14, SspV2, whole genome shotgun sequence:
- the LOC121765937 gene encoding ethylene receptor 1-like, with amino-acid sequence MEYCNCFESPWPADELLMKYQYISDFFIALAYFSIPLEIIYFVKKSAVFPYRWVLVQFGAFIVLCGATHLINLWTFTMHTRTVAVVMTTAKVLTAVVSCATALMLVHIIPDLLSVKTRELFLKNKAAELDREMGLIRTQEETGRHVRMLTHEIRSTLDRHTILKTTLVELGRTLGLEECALWMPTRTGLELNLSYTLRHQNPVGLSVPIQLPVINQVFNTSRAVKISPSSPVARLRPAGQYMPGEVVAVRVPLLHLSNFQIHDWPELSTKRYALMVLMLPSNSARLWHVHELELVEVVADQVAVALSHAAILEESMRARDLLMEQNVALDLARREAETAVRARNDFLAVMNHEMRTPIHATIALSSLLQETELSPEQRLMVETILKSSNLLATLINDVLDLSRLEDGSLQLEIETFNLHSLFREVLYLIKPIAAVKKLYVMLNLSPDLIEHAVGDEKRLMQVLLNVVGNAIKFTKEGGISVSAFVAKPDSLRDPRAPDFLPTHSDNHFYLRVEVKDTGSGINPQEIPKLFMKFLQSQPLATKNSGGSGLGLAICKRFVNLMEGHIWIESEGLGRGSTVIFIVKLGIPARLNESKLPFLHKGPGNQVKLIFSGLKVVVMDDNSVGRTVTKGLLVHLGCDVLAVSSGDECVRAVSYEHKAVFLDVSMAAVDSFEVAVRIREKFSKRSDGPFIVALTGNTDRMIKENCRKVGMDGVILKPVSVDKMRSVLSDFLEHGYLVESQ; translated from the exons ATGGAGTATTGTAACTGCTTTGAGTCACCATGGCCAGCTGATGAATTGCTGATGAAGTATCAGTATATATCAGATTTCTTCATCGCATTGGCGTATTTCTCAATCCCTTTGGAGATAATATATTTTGTCAAGAAATCTGCTGTATTTCCTTATAGATGGGTTCTCGTGCAGTTtggtgcttttattgttctttgtGGAGCAACACACCTGATAAATTTGTGGACATTTACTATGCATACGAGGACTGTGGCAGTTGTGATGACTACAGCCAAAGTTTTGACAGCTGTTGTGTCTTGTGCAACAGCACTTATGCTAGTACATATCATCCCTGATCTATTAAGTGTCAAAACAAGGGaactatttttgaaaaataaggcTGCAGAACTAGACAGAGAAATGGGCTTGATCCGTACACAGGAAGAAACTGGTAGGCATGTAAGGATGCTAACTCATGAAATCAGAAGCACTCTTGATAGGCATACCATACTGAAGACTACTCTTGTTGAGCTTGGAAGAACATTGGGTTTGGAAGAGTGTGCATTATGGATGCCGACACGGACTGGACTAGAGCTCAATCTTTCCTACACTCTCCGCCACCAAAACCCGGTTGGTTTGTCCGTGCCCATACAACTACCTGTAATCAATCAAGTATTCAATACTAGCCGTGCTGTAAAAATCTCTCCAAGCTCCCCTGTTGCCCGGCTTCGACCTGCTGGACAATACATGCCAGGAGAGGTGGTAGCTGTGCGCGTCCCTCTCTTGCATCTGTCCAATTTTCAGATCCATGATTGGCCTGAATTGTCAACTAAAAGATATGCTTTGATGGTTTTAATGCTCCCTTCAAACAGTGCTAGGCTGTGGCATGTGCATGAGTTGGAGCTTGTTGAGGTGGTAGCAGATCAG GTTGCTGTTGCTCTCTCCCATGCTGCAATTTTAGAAGAATCAATGAGGGCGAGGGATCTTCTTATGGAACAGAATGTTGCTCTAGATCTGGCAAGAAGAGAAGCAGAGACGGCTGTGCGTGCTCGTAATGATTTCTTGGCCGTCATGAATCATGAGATGAGAACTCCTATTCATGCAACAATTGCTTTGTCTTCCTTACTACAAGAAACTGAGCTGTCGCCTGAGCAACGTCTAATGGTTGAAACAATCCTGAAGAGTAGTAACCTGTTGGCTACCCTCATTAATGATGTATTGGATCTTTCGAGGCTTGAAGATGGTAGCCTTCAACTTGAGATAGAAACTTTCAATCTTCATTCACTTTTCAGGGAG GTACTTTATTTGATAAAACCTATTGCAGCTGTGAAGAAGTTATATGTTATGTTGAATTTGTCCCCTGATTTGATTGAACATGCTGTTGGTGATGAAAAAAGACTGATGCAAGTTCTACTGAATGTTGTTGGGAATGCTATTAAGTTCACAAAAGAGGGAGGCATCTCGGTATCAGCTTTTGTTGCGAAGCCCGACTCTCTAAGAGATCCTCGAGCCCCTGATTTTTTGCCTACACATAGTGATAATCACTTCTATTTGCGTGTAGAG GTAAAAGATACTGGTTCAGGAATTAACCCACAAGAGATTCCTAAGCTATTCATGAAATTTTTGCAGAGCCAACCACTTGCTACCAAAAATTCTGGTGGTAGTGGCCTTGGCCTAGCAATTTGTAAGAG ATTTGTAAATCTCATGGAGGGGCACATTTGGATTGAGAGTGAAGGTCTTGGCCGGGGTTCTACTGTGATCTTCATTGTTAAACTTGGAATTCCTGCTCGCTTAaatgagtccaagcttccattTTTGCACAAAGGCCCTGGAAATCAAGTAAAGTTAATTTTTTCCGGGCTTAAAGTTGTTGTGATGGATGATAACAG TGTTGGTCGTACGGTAACCAAGGGACTCCTTGTGCACCTAGGATGTGATGTGTTGGCTGTTTCTTCCGGAGATGAGTGTGTTAGAGCTGTAAGCTATGAACACAAGGCTGTTTTCCTCGACGTGAGCATGGCAGCTGTTGATAGTTTTGAAGTTGCTGTACGGATCAGGGAGAAGTTCTCTAAACGTTCAGATGGACCTTTTATCGTTGCACTTACTGGAAATACTGACAGAATGATAAAAGAGAACTGTCGAAAGGTTGGCATGGACGGAGTCATACTGAAGCCCGTGTCGGTAGATAAAATGAGAAGTGTTCTGTCTGATTTCTTAGAACACGGGTATCTTGTCGAATCTCAATAA
- the LOC121763361 gene encoding transcription factor MYB14-like — protein sequence MGRVPCCEKMGLKKGPWTAEEDLVLINFINHNGHANWRALPKLAGLLRCGKSCRLRWMNYLRPDIKRGNFTHEEEAIIIKLHQELGNRWSVIASRLPGRTDNEIKNIWHTHLKKRLSQRSRPEPEARTYANETSSSEESSPMHSSGEVSSENLPEMDESFWSEVFSGDDWSATSDLLSGNSDSSVPLSESVCLDEAESMDFWHNLFSRADDIVELPQF from the exons ATGGGGAGGGTTCCTTGCTGTGAGAAAATGGGGCTGAAGAAGGGCCCTTGGACTGCCGAAGAAGATCTCGTCCTCATCAACTTCATCAACCACAACGGCCACGCCAATTGGCGGGCCCTACCCAAACTGGCCG GGCTTCTGAGGTGTGGGAAGAGTTGCCGGCTGAGGTGGATGAATTATTTGCGCCCCGATATTAAGAGAGGAAATTTCACTCATGAAGAGGAAGCAATCATCATCAAATTGCATCAAGAATTGGGAAATAG GTGGTCTGTGATTGCATCTAGATTACCAGGCCGTACAGACAACGAAATCAAAAACATATGGCACACACACTTGAAGAAAAGGCTTAGCCAGAGATCTCGGCCCGAGCCCGAAGCCCGGACGTACGCGAACGAGACTTCGTCATCGGAGGAGAGCTCGCCGATGCATTCGTCTGGTGAAGTGTCGTCGGAGAATCTGCCGGAGATGGACGAGAGCTTCTGGTCTGAGGTTTTTTCCGGTGATGATTGGAGTGCTACTAGTGATTTGTTGTCTGGAAATAGCGATTCTTCAGTTCCGTTGTCGGAATCTGTTTGTCTGGATGAAGCTGAAAGCATGGATTTTTGGCACAACTTGTTTAGTAGGGCTGATGACATTGTAGAATTACCTCAATTTTGA